The sequence CATTGATTGAGTAGTCCGAGCGGCACATAATCGCATCTGGTTGAATACCAAACCCCTGCAGCTCTCTGACGCTAAATTGCGCCGGTCGCGTTTTGATTTCGCGAGTCACGCCGAGCCAAGGCAAAAACACGACATGGATATACATCACATTGTCATCACCGCAATCATGTTCCATTTGCCTAATAGCTTCCAAAAAATGCATCCCCTCAAAATCTCCTACTGTCCCCCCTACCTCCGTGATAACAATATCGGCACCCGAAGCCTCTCCGGCGTTCCGAATGATGTATTTAATATGATCGGTAAGATGGGGGATCACTTGCACGGTTTTACCTAAGTAATCCCCGTGTCTTTCTTTGGCAATCACTTCACTGTAAATTCTCCCTGTCATCACCGAGCTGGCTTGCGAATAATTTTCATCCGTGAATCTTTCATAATGCCCCAGATCCAGATCGGTTTCGGCCCCGTCATCAGTCACAAAGACTTCACCATGCTCACCCGGGTTTAATGTCCCGGCATCAAAGTTGATATACTGATCCAGTTTTTGCATAAATACTTTGTAACCACGGGCTTTCAAAATATTGCCGATGGAAGCCGCTGTGATGCCTTTGCCTAAACCGGAGAGGACTCCGCCGGTGATGAAAATGTATTTGCGTTCTTGTTCAACCACCCTAATTGTTATTTAGTGAATAATCGCGGCAAATGTTCGGGGATTCGCGTAACGATTTCGTAGTTAATCGTGTGCGCCCAATCGGCAATATCAGTAGCAGTGATTTTTTTATTCTTACTGGTGCCGATAATCACTACTTCGTCCCCTTCTTTGGCTTTTGGCCTTTTTGTAATATCTAAAATGGTCATATTCATACAGACGCGCCCGACCACCGGGACTACCGCGCCGTTAAGTAGCATAAACCCCATATTGCCTAAGCTCCGGTCAATGCCTTCGGCATAACCCACCGGAACCACCCCCAGTACCATCGGTTTAGGTGCCTGGAAACTACAGCCATACCCGACAAAACTGCCGGCAGGGATTTTTTTAATCGCCACGAGTCGAGTTTTATATTTGAGCGCCGGTTTTAATTTTACTTTTTTAGTTTTGAGAGATCGTTTGGCCCAGGCTTCTACCCCCCGAGACGGCCAGAGTCCGTACATAGCGACTCCTAAGCGGACAGTATTGTAGCGCGATTCCGGTACCAACATGGCTGCCGCTGACGCGGCGGCTGAGACATAGGGAATTTTAGTCCAATCAATACCGATATCGCTTTTCCCGATGCGGGCGAGCACTTTATCGAATTGGAATAATTGATTTTTAGTATAACTATTATTTAATTCTTCTACGCTAGCGAGATGAGTAAAAATACCTTCTAATTCTAACCAACGATGCTGTTTAATTTTTTTAATGATAGTCGGAGTGTCCTCTACTGTAAAACCCAGCCGATTAATCCCGGTCTCTATTTTTACATGGACGCTAGCCCGTTTTTGTAAAATAGTAGCCACTCGACTGGCGTCCGTGAATGATCTTTCGCTAAAGACTGTGAAAGCGACTTTTTGGCGAATCAGCTCTGACATTTCCTCTTTGGCAGTGGGTCCCAATACCACTACCGGCTTGATAATGCCCTTCTTACGCAAAGCCAGAGCCTCAGAGGCACTCACCACCCCCAGGGCATCTGCACCGCTTCTAAAGGCCTGCAAACCCACGTCGAATATGCCATGACCATAGGCATTCGCTTTCACTACTGCTATCAGCTTAGTCCCCGGCCGCTGAAGCTGTCGAATCTGCCTAATATTATGATCAATCGCCCGCAAGTCTAAATTAAGCCATGCTAGGGGAGCCTTCAATTTTCACCTCCTAAGTGAACCTTCAGCATTCAGCGTATAGCATTTAGCATCTAGTGACAACAACCCATCCTATAAGCTAATCCCTAGATGCTGGCCCTAGATGTCTAGATTCTTTACGGATTGAGCGTGAGTCTGAATAAATAATTTACGCGGAGGAACTTCATCGCCCATCAGAGTTGTAAATACTTCTTCGGCTTTAATAGCATCTTCGATATTAACCTGAAGAATAGTCCGATTAGCTGGATCCATGGTCGTCGACCAAAGTTGCGACGGATTCATTTCTCCCAAACCTTTATAGCGCTGAATTTCGGCCAGTTTTTTGCCTCCAGCCACTGCCACAATTTCTTCTCCTTCTCCTTCAATCGTTTCAGCCGGAGTTTCTTCAGTTTCTTCTTCTGCTTCTTCCGATTTAAGTTTGCTTTTTTTAGTAGGTTTTTCTGCTTCCTGTTTTCTGAGTTTATCTAAAATAGTTTCTTTTTCCGGATCGCTGTAGGCATACCACACGTCTTTACCTTTTTTGATAGCATAGAGCGGAGGTTGAGCAATATATAAATAACCTCGGTCGATAATGTCGCGCATATACCGGTAAAAGAAAGTTAACAGCAAAGTTCTAATATGGGCGCCGTCGACGTCGGCATCTGTCATAATAATCACTCGCTTGTAACGGATCTTGTCGATATTAAATTGTTCACTGATGCCGGTACCTAAAGCGATAATGAGAGCCTTGATTTCTTCCGAAGTTAACATCCGGTCCAATCGAGCTCGTTCGACATTCAAAATCTTCCCCCGCAAGGGGAGAATGGCCTGAAAACTCCGGTCACGCCCTTGTTTGGCTGAGCCTCCGGCGCTATCGCCCTCGACAATGTAAATTTCACTTTTATCGGGATCTTTTTCGGAACAATCAGCTAATTTCCCTGGCAAGGTCATACCTTCTAAGGCGCCTTTGCGAATAACCGTATCTCGTGCTGCTCGAGCTGCCAAGCGAGCCTTAGCCGCCAACATAATTTTTGTAATAATCCGTCTGGCATCGGCAGGGTGTTCTTCCAAATAACTCATAAAGTAATCTCCAAACACCGATTCCACTGCTGTCCGAATATCAGTATTGCCTAATTTGGCTTTGGTCTGGCCTTCAAATTGCGGATCAGGGAGTTTCACGCTAATAACGATCGTCAAACCTTCTTTGACATCGTCGCCGGTTAAAGTTTCACCCCCTTCCTTAATAAAATTATGTTTTTTCGCGTAAGCATTCACCGCCCGTGTTAAAGCAGCCCGAAAACCCACTACATGCGTGCCGCCTTCAGCATTATAAATATTGTTAGCAAAAGCGTATAAGGCTTCGGAAAAATCATTATTATATTGTAGAGCGATCTCAACGCGGTTATCGCCAACTTGCTTATCGACATAAAACGGCGGTTCATTCAGTTTAGTATTCTTTTCGTTCAAATGCTCCACATATTGCCGGATCCCGCCCTCAAAATGGAATTTTTCTTTCTTATCGTGCAGGGCACTATTAACTTCAATAATAACGCCCTTGGTTAAATAAGCCTGCTGGCTTAAATAATCAATAATGGTGTCCCAATTATAATCGGTGGTAGTCTCAAAAATTGTCGGGTCAGCTTTCCAAGTAGTCCGGGTACCGACCCAACTAGTGGCTCCGGCTTTCTTGACTGGCGCCACCGCTTCGCCCCGATGATATTCTTGCATCCATAAGTAGCCGTCCCGGCCGACTTCAACTTTCATATATTCGGAGAGGGCATTCACGACCGAAGCCCCGACTCCGTGCAAACCACCAGAAACCTTGTATCCGCCGCCGCCAAATTTACCGCCGGCGTGCAGGGTAGTCATAATTGTTTCCAAAGCGGATTTTTTAGTCACCGGATGAATATCGACCGGAATGCCGCGGCCATCATCTTCTACGGTAATAGAGTAATCCTTATTGATACTCACCTTAACAGTTTTGCCATAACCAGCCATGGCTTCATCAATCGAGTTGTTTACAATTTCCCAAATCAAATGATGCAAACCGGTCACTCCAGTGGAGCCGATATACATCCCGGGACGCTTGCGCACCGGTTTCAAGCCTTCCAGCACTTGAATGTCTTTGGCCCCATAACTCTGGGTGGCTTTACTCGTTTTGACATCTGGTTGCTTAGCATCCTTAATCACCGCCGGCTTGGTCGGTTTAGGGGATTTAACTACCAACTTTTTTACTAATTTTTTAGTCGGTTCAGCAACAGATTTTTTAATTGGTTTTTTCTTGTTTGGCATAATTTCTAAGCGAGAGCACGAGGTCTTTGCCTCTCTCTGCCTGCCTTATTATTTTATCTGATTCCCCTCCCCTGCGCAACACCTAAGACTAACCAAATTATCAGCTCTGGGAGATAAAATTTCTCTATCGTAGGTGGCCGCGATATTGGGTGGTGATTAAATTGATGATTTTGCTTTCCAAAGTTTTAATTTCCGCGTCATTAAGAGTGCGATCCATAGCTTGGACAGTGATTCGCAAACCGATACTCCTACCACCTGTGGGTAATTGATAGACATCAAAAACATCTATTGATTGAATGAGTGCAGAAGCCAGCCAAATTTCATCAACCATCATGCCGGTTGAAACTGTATTAGGTAATTCCACGGAAATATCAAATTGCGAAGAAGGGAATTTGCTGATCTCGCGATATTTTATGCCTCCCTTTTGTAATACCATTAATTCTTGCAAATTAATTTCTCCCCAAACTGTGCCTTCTGGTACATCAATTGAGACAGCTAAGCGCGGGCTGACTTCTTCGATCGTGCCGATGATTTCCCGATCTGACATAATGCGCAAAACATTGATAAAATTATCCTCCGGGCTTCCTGGAATAGCCACGAATTTTAATTTCGGCGTACCGGCAACTACCAATTCAACTATTCCCCGCAATGTCCGATAGGCCTCTTTATTTTTTCCAGAAATCAACATAGAAAGTAACGGAATTTCTACCGGCAACCCACTGTCATCCAAGACAATCCCCTTCCCGTCATCCTGAACTAGTTTCAGGATCTCTACTGGAGATGCTGAACTAAATTCAGCATGACGAATAGAGGCACTGGACTTACCACGAGGGGCCGGCGGCAAAAACACATTGGCGATCTCAAAAATCTTAATTGGTTCATTACCAGCCTTCCCTGCAAATCCTAATAAACTTGGCCAAATATTGGATGATAAATGCGTCCATTGACTATTCAATGGATTGTTGATTTTCAATTCATCATCCAATTGAATGCCCAGTTTCTTGGCCCAATCCTCGCCGATAAAACAGTGGCTCGGAGTTTCAGAAAAACCACATTTGGCCAGTGTATCTTTTAATTCATTAAACTCAACAATTTTTTGATTAACCGCCGGCGCTGACATCGCCACATTAGGCATCGTGGGCTCAACTTTATCTATTCCCCAAATTCGCACCACTTCTTCGGCGATATCGGCCTTTTCTTTAATGTCTGCGCGCCACGGCGGCGGAGTCGCGGCTATATTTTTTCCGTTAGTTTTAACCTCAAAACTCAATCGCTGTAAAATCTTTGTAATATCGCTACCGGTAATTTTAGCTCCCACAAAATCAGAAATTTCTTCCGCAGTAAATTCAACCGACTGATTGGATTTGACCGGCTGGGATACTTCTGCATTACCAGTGGCTATTCTAGATTCCGGAATAATTTGGTGGATTAGATTTAGTACCCGTTTCATTGCCAAGTCAGCCAAATACGGTTGCAATCCCCTCTCAAACCTAATAGAAGCATCAGTGGGAAGCCCCAGACTCTTGCTACCCCGCCGGATAGTTACCGGATTAAATGTGGCGACTTCTACGACAATGTCGTGGGTGATATCAGTGACCCCACTCGGTTCCGAGCCCATAATTCCTGCCAACGCAATAGGGACATCCTCGTCGGCAATTACTGCCACTTCCGGATTTAATTCGTAGGTTTTTCCATCCAACGCCAAAATCTTTTCACCTAGTTTCGCCCGTCTAACTACAATCTTATTGCCAGCCAATTTATCAGCCGCAAACGCATGCACCGGTTGACCTAATTCCAACATCACATAATTAGAAATATCCACGATGTTACTGATCGGCCGGATGCCGCTGCTAATTAATTTTTGCTGTAGCCAATCAGGCGATTCTTTCACTTCTACATTGGCAACATAGTGCGCTAGATACTTGGCGCAAATCTTTTGATCTGGCACTTCCACTACAACTTTGTCTGATGTTTTAATAGCGCTATCTTCCGGATAATCCAAATTTCCCGCAGGGACTCCGATCGCAGCATCGGAGTTACCTTGGCTTAACACCGCCGAAATTTCTCGCGCCAATCCCACATACGATAAATAATCCGGCCGATTAGATAAAATTTTTAAATCTAAAATTGAATCTTCCGAAATTTTCAAATATTCTTGTACCGGCCGGCCAACAGAAGCTTTCTTGTCTAAAACTAAAATCCCCTCGGATTTCTTTTCAATCCCTAACTCTTCGCCGCTACAAATCATGCCAGTTGATTCTACTCCGCGAATTACAGTTGCTTTAATTTCTCCGACCGGGAGCTTTGCTCCGACGAGAGCTAATGGCACTTTTTGGCCGACTTCAATATTGCCGGCTCCGCAGACCACTGTGACTCTTTTACCTAAGCCAATGTCCAGTGTGACTAAATGCAATTTGGTCGCATTGGGATGGGCGTCGATCTGTAAAATCTCGGCTACAATTACCCCCATATATCCGCTGGATTCCCCCGATAGCGTTTCCACTTCGGTAATATGCGTGTTGATTAAATCCGCGAGCGCCATTGGGCTTTCTTTGAATTCAACCAATTCCTTCAACCAATTATACGAGAACTTCATCTTCTACTTCGTTTTTCATGTCATCCTGGACCGACTGGCCAAAGGCCAAGTTCGGATTCAGGATCCAGGCCTGGATTCCGGATCAAGTCCGGAATGACAGGGTTTAAAACTGTTTGATAAATTTCATATCCCCACTCAATAACCACCGAATATCATCAATGCCATATTTCAACATCGCCAAACGTTCAATCCCTCCACCAAAAGCAAATCCACTATATTCATTTGGATCTATTCCCACATTGCGCAACACTTGCGGATGCACCATGCCGGCGCCCATCAATTCTAACCAACCTTTATTGGAGCACCCTTTGCACCCAACACCTTTACATAACCCGCAAGAAATATCTACCTCAAAACTGGGTTCCGTAAAAGGGAAAAAGCTAGGACGCAACCTTATATCGTGATCATCTCCCAATATTCTGCGCACAAAATGTAGGAGAACTGATTTCAAATGCGCCACGCTGATATTTTTATCAATCATCAATCCTTCGATTTGGGAGAACACCGCCGCATGGGTAGCATCTTCCGCCTCAAACCGAAAAGTCCGCCCTGGGGCAATAATTCTGATCGGCGGCTTGTGGCTTAACATATATCTAATTTGGACCGGCGAAGTATGCGTCCGTAGTAGAGTATTATTTTTTCCATCCGGTTCGTGGCGCAACCAAAAAGTATCCCACTCGTCTCGGGCTGGATGGCTAGCTGGGATATTCAACATATCGAAATTGTATTGTTCAGTTTCCGCTTCCGGCCCTTCAGCTACTTCAAAGCCCAATTCCTTGAAAATATCCACCAATTCCCTATTTATATATGTGAGCGGG is a genomic window of Patescibacteria group bacterium containing:
- the alr gene encoding alanine racemase — translated: MKAPLAWLNLDLRAIDHNIRQIRQLQRPGTKLIAVVKANAYGHGIFDVGLQAFRSGADALGVVSASEALALRKKGIIKPVVVLGPTAKEEMSELIRQKVAFTVFSERSFTDASRVATILQKRASVHVKIETGINRLGFTVEDTPTIIKKIKQHRWLELEGIFTHLASVEELNNSYTKNQLFQFDKVLARIGKSDIGIDWTKIPYVSAAASAAAMLVPESRYNTVRLGVAMYGLWPSRGVEAWAKRSLKTKKVKLKPALKYKTRLVAIKKIPAGSFVGYGCSFQAPKPMVLGVVPVGYAEGIDRSLGNMGFMLLNGAVVPVVGRVCMNMTILDITKRPKAKEGDEVVIIGTSKNKKITATDIADWAHTINYEIVTRIPEHLPRLFTK
- the gyrB gene encoding DNA topoisomerase (ATP-hydrolyzing) subunit B, with product MPNKKKPIKKSVAEPTKKLVKKLVVKSPKPTKPAVIKDAKQPDVKTSKATQSYGAKDIQVLEGLKPVRKRPGMYIGSTGVTGLHHLIWEIVNNSIDEAMAGYGKTVKVSINKDYSITVEDDGRGIPVDIHPVTKKSALETIMTTLHAGGKFGGGGYKVSGGLHGVGASVVNALSEYMKVEVGRDGYLWMQEYHRGEAVAPVKKAGATSWVGTRTTWKADPTIFETTTDYNWDTIIDYLSQQAYLTKGVIIEVNSALHDKKEKFHFEGGIRQYVEHLNEKNTKLNEPPFYVDKQVGDNRVEIALQYNNDFSEALYAFANNIYNAEGGTHVVGFRAALTRAVNAYAKKHNFIKEGGETLTGDDVKEGLTIVISVKLPDPQFEGQTKAKLGNTDIRTAVESVFGDYFMSYLEEHPADARRIITKIMLAAKARLAARAARDTVIRKGALEGMTLPGKLADCSEKDPDKSEIYIVEGDSAGGSAKQGRDRSFQAILPLRGKILNVERARLDRMLTSEEIKALIIALGTGISEQFNIDKIRYKRVIIMTDADVDGAHIRTLLLTFFYRYMRDIIDRGYLYIAQPPLYAIKKGKDVWYAYSDPEKETILDKLRKQEAEKPTKKSKLKSEEAEEETEETPAETIEGEGEEIVAVAGGKKLAEIQRYKGLGEMNPSQLWSTTMDPANRTILQVNIEDAIKAEEVFTTLMGDEVPPRKLFIQTHAQSVKNLDI
- the pheT gene encoding phenylalanine--tRNA ligase subunit beta: MKFSYNWLKELVEFKESPMALADLINTHITEVETLSGESSGYMGVIVAEILQIDAHPNATKLHLVTLDIGLGKRVTVVCGAGNIEVGQKVPLALVGAKLPVGEIKATVIRGVESTGMICSGEELGIEKKSEGILVLDKKASVGRPVQEYLKISEDSILDLKILSNRPDYLSYVGLAREISAVLSQGNSDAAIGVPAGNLDYPEDSAIKTSDKVVVEVPDQKICAKYLAHYVANVEVKESPDWLQQKLISSGIRPISNIVDISNYVMLELGQPVHAFAADKLAGNKIVVRRAKLGEKILALDGKTYELNPEVAVIADEDVPIALAGIMGSEPSGVTDITHDIVVEVATFNPVTIRRGSKSLGLPTDASIRFERGLQPYLADLAMKRVLNLIHQIIPESRIATGNAEVSQPVKSNQSVEFTAEEISDFVGAKITGSDITKILQRLSFEVKTNGKNIAATPPPWRADIKEKADIAEEVVRIWGIDKVEPTMPNVAMSAPAVNQKIVEFNELKDTLAKCGFSETPSHCFIGEDWAKKLGIQLDDELKINNPLNSQWTHLSSNIWPSLLGFAGKAGNEPIKIFEIANVFLPPAPRGKSSASIRHAEFSSASPVEILKLVQDDGKGIVLDDSGLPVEIPLLSMLISGKNKEAYRTLRGIVELVVAGTPKLKFVAIPGSPEDNFINVLRIMSDREIIGTIEEVSPRLAVSIDVPEGTVWGEINLQELMVLQKGGIKYREISKFPSSQFDISVELPNTVSTGMMVDEIWLASALIQSIDVFDVYQLPTGGRSIGLRITVQAMDRTLNDAEIKTLESKIINLITTQYRGHLR
- the pheS gene encoding phenylalanine--tRNA ligase subunit alpha, which produces MEQKIKQLLEEARVAIATAGVADLQLVEARLLGRKSPLSEIMAGLGNLSPEERKQVGILINQVKAEITQLLEIKKQEVFTIKQKSATERDTTIPGIKPEVGHLSPLTYINRELVDIFKELGFEVAEGPEAETEQYNFDMLNIPASHPARDEWDTFWLRHEPDGKNNTLLRTHTSPVQIRYMLSHKPPIRIIAPGRTFRFEAEDATHAAVFSQIEGLMIDKNISVAHLKSVLLHFVRRILGDDHDIRLRPSFFPFTEPSFEVDISCGLCKGVGCKGCSNKGWLELMGAGMVHPQVLRNVGIDPNEYSGFAFGGGIERLAMLKYGIDDIRWLLSGDMKFIKQF